A segment of the Entomomonas moraniae genome:
TTCTCTAAATCAAGAACAAGAACTGCAAGTTATTTTCATTTTACAAGAAGCACTGTCGAATATCCGAAAACATGCACAATGCACTGAAGTTAATCTTAATATCATCTATGATGATTATTTCGCAATGTCTATTTCTGATAACGGTTGTGGTTTTGAAAAAGAAGAAATAGAGAAAAAGAAAACTCGCCATGTGGGGCTTTCCATCATGTCAGAACGTGCAGCGCAAATTTCAGCGACAATTGATATAAGCTCTGAGCTTAATCGTGGAACAACCATTCTGTTAACTATTCCAAAAGAACAACGAGGCGTTTTATGACCGCATCTAAAATTAAAATTTTACTGATCGATGACCATACTTTATTTCGTAGTGGCCTCCGTTTTTTATTGGAAACTCAAGATGATTTTGAAATCATTGGAGAAGCATCCGATGGGTTGGAAGGTATAAAACTTGCAGAATCTATTCATCCCGATGTCGTCTTACTCGATCTTGATATGCCAACTATGGGCGGACGAGAAGCTTTACCACAACTGCTTAGCACGCAACCAGAACTTGCTGTACTTATTCTTACCGTATCAGAAAATACCAATGACTTAACAGAGTGTATGCGTATCGGCGCTAGAGGCTATTTATTAAAAAACATTAATACTGATTTTTTATTAAACAGTATTCGTAAAGCCGTGGATGGTGATAGCGTACTTTCTCCTGAAATGACCACAAAGCTAGTCAACCAGCTACGCGCCCCGATAGTGCCAGAAAATCATGATGCACTTTATGAGACACTTACCCCCAGAGAGAAAGAAACATTAACATGGCTAACTAAGGGGGTGAGTAATAAAGAAATTGCTAGGGCTCTGGATTTAACAGAAAGCACAGTCAAAGTACATGTTCAGAATTTATTACGAAAACTCAACCTTCACAGCCGTGTACAAGCAGCCGTTTATGCGATTGAACACGGTTTAGATAAAGAATAACTAGTGTGATTTACCACAAACATGGCAGGCAGGATTACGCGTAAATTTAACAGGATAAAACTGTGAATGGTAAGCATCATAATTTAAAAGTGTGCCGATGGCAGTCTTTCCCGTTTCCGCAATTAGCTTTAATGCTTCAGCCGCTTGCATAGAACCAATGATCCCGACCAAGGGAGCAAAAACACCCGAAGTCGTACAAGTCTCCTGTTCTATATCATCTCCATCAAATAGACAAGCATAACAAGGTGAATTAGATTGCCGCGGATCAAAGACACTCAACTGCCCATCAAAGCGAATTGCTGAGCCAAAAACCAATGGAGTCTTTGTGATCACAGAGGCTTTATTGATTGCTTTACGTGTTAAAAAATTATCTGTACAGTCAACAATCACATGATGAGCACGCGACAAAGCTATCAAATCATCCAACGCTACACGCTGGACTAATGTATCAACCTTTACCTCTTTGTTTTGCTGCGTAATATGCTGTGCCATCACTTCTGCTTTAAACAAACCAATATCTTGCTCATTATAATGGGTTTGTCGTTGTAGATTAGAAGACTCTATTTTATCGTGATCAACAATAGTTAACTGACCGACTCCGGATGCCGCTAACAAAGGAATAACCGCGCTTCCTAACCCACCACAACCAATAACCAAAACCTTACTATTAAGTATTTTTTGCTGACCTTGTATATCTAACTGTGGTAATAAAATATGGCGGCTGTACCGTAATAATTGCTGATCATTCATAAAACAATTCTCTTGTTCGCTATTTTTATAATTTACTCAAAAAAAACTGAAATGGCTACTTTTAATAAGACTCACCGACAACTAAGCCAAAATAACTAGATACCACATAAACCTAATGATCTAAACCAACTGAGCTTCTGACCAATTGGAAATAACGCTTTAATCACTTAATGTGTACAAAGTAAATTTTAATATCCGGTGGTTTCATATGATAAGAGAAAGTTACAAACCTTACGCAGTTCTTACCTCAAGCACGATAGCATTTACCGTCTGCTTTATGATTTGGATGATGTTTGCGGTTATTGGTGTTCCCCTTCAAAAACAACTTAATCTCACAGAAACCCAGTTCGGTATTTTAACAGCATTACCTGTTCTGTCAGGTTCTCTTATTCGTGTTCCACTTGGAATATGGACAGATCGTTTTGGTGGAAGAATCGTTTTTTTCATTTTAATGATGAGTTGTGTTATTCCCATTTTCTTACTGCAATATGCAACCGCTTATTGGCAATTATTGGTCATTGGTTTATTTGTGGGTTTAGCGGGTGGTTCGTTTTCTGTAGGAACTCCCTATGTTGCCCGTTGGTTCACAAGTAAACGCCAAGGCCTCGCCATGGGAATTTTTGGTGCAGGTAACGCAGGCGCAGCGGTTAATAAATTAATCGCCCCCACGATAGTGGCTTTTTGGGGTTGGCAAATGGTTGCCAATGTGTATGCCATTGTTATGCTAGTTACTGCGATGTTATTTTTTACTTTTAGTTACAGTAAACCTGAGCATATTGTTCCTTCTACCATTACTTTAAAACAACAATTAGCTATGATGAAAAACCCAGCAGTTTTACGTTATTGCCAATATTATTCTGTTGTTTTTGGAGGCTATGTAGGTTTATCACTATGGATGGTTCACTACTACGTTGCCGAATATGGTTTTAGCTTAACTACAGCCGCATTTTTAGCTGCTTGTTTCTCTTTACCTGGCGGTGTATTACGAGCATTTGGTGGTTGGTTATCCGATAAATACGGTGCTTATAAAATTACTTGGTCTGTTATGTGGGTTTGCTTAGTTGTATTTTTTATTCTCTCCTACCCTCAAACCAAAATGCTGATTACCACCGTAACACCAGAACAACCATTAAGCTTGAATATTGGTATTAATGCATTTTGGTTTACGGTACTGCTTTTCTTTGCAGGGATTGCAATGGCCATCGGAAAGGCATCTGTTTTTAAATTTATCTCTGATGAGTTTCCTGAAAATATCGGCACAGTATCTGGTGTTGTTGGTCTTGCAGGTGGGCTAGGTGGTTTCCTACTCCCTATCATGTTTGGCGCTCTAGTTGATTTAACAGGTATTCGCTCTACTTCTTTTATGCTGCTCTTTGGAGCGGTGGTTGTCAGTTTAATCTGGATGCATTTCTCATTTAAAGCAATGCAAATTGAAAACATACAAAAAGCTCAAAATTTAGCTAACAAATAGGAAATATAAAATGTCTAAACTACTTAAAGAATGGACACCTGAAGATCCAAAGTTTTGGAAAGAACAGGGCCGTTCAATTGCTAGGAGAAATCTATGGATTTCTATACCTGGGTTATTATTAGCCTTCGTTGTCTGGCAATTATGGAGTGTTGTTGTTGTTTACTTGCCACGAGTAGGTTTTAACTATACTCCTAATGAACTGATGTGGTTAACTGCTCTACCAGCTTTATCAGGTGCAACACTACGAATTTTTTACTCATTTATGGTACCTATTTTTGGCGGTAGACGTTGGACTGCTATATCAACTGCAACTCTGTTGATTCCTACTATTGGGCTGGGTATTTGCATTCAAGATCCAACCACAAGTTTTACCACGATGGCGATCTTAGCGCTACTATGTGGTTTTGGTGGTGCAAACTTTAGCTCATCCATGGCTAATATTGGTTATTTTTTCCCAAAGGCAGAAAAAGGCAGTGCAACAGGATTAAATGCAGGGTTAGGTAATCTAGGTGTATCGGCGGTACAATTTATCGTGCCTCTTGTTGTTGGTGTTGGGATTTTTGGGGCATTGGGTGGCCTACCTCAAACATGGACACACGACAATCAAACCACTTCATTATGGTTACAAAATGCGGGCTATATTTGGGTTCCTTTTATTGCCTTAGTGGTTGTTTTTGCTTGGTTTGGAATGAATGATATTGCTTCTGCAAAAGCGTCACTGTCAGATCAATTCACTATTTTCAAACGTAAACATAACTGGATTATGTGCTGGCTGTATGTAGGTACATTTGGATCATTTATTGGTTTTTCTGCCGCATTACCATTACTAATTAAACATGAATTTCCTACAGTTAATCCGCTAACCTATGCATTTATAGGCCCATTATTAGGTTCTATATTCCGTGTATTAGGTGGAATACTTTCTGATAAAATAGGCGGTGCAAGGGTTACACAATGGAGCTTTGTAGCCATGATTCTTTGTGTTTTTTCTATTCTTTATTTTCTACCAGAAAAAGGCCAAGGAGGTAGTTTTGCAGGTTTTTTAATTAGCTTCTTAGTACTTTTTGTTTTTGTTGGTCTTGGTAATGGATCTACCTTTGCTCAAGTGCCTAATATTTTTATCCAATTTCACAAACGCATAGCAAAAGGTAAAGACGAAGAAGCACAAAAACACGCAATGCTTAATGCAAACAAAGAATCTGGTGCAGTACTAGGCTTTATTGGTGCCATAGGTGGGTATGGCGGTTTTATTGTTCCTAGAATTAATGGGATATC
Coding sequences within it:
- a CDS encoding response regulator — translated: MTASKIKILLIDDHTLFRSGLRFLLETQDDFEIIGEASDGLEGIKLAESIHPDVVLLDLDMPTMGGREALPQLLSTQPELAVLILTVSENTNDLTECMRIGARGYLLKNINTDFLLNSIRKAVDGDSVLSPEMTTKLVNQLRAPIVPENHDALYETLTPREKETLTWLTKGVSNKEIARALDLTESTVKVHVQNLLRKLNLHSRVQAAVYAIEHGLDKE
- a CDS encoding MFS transporter; translation: MIRESYKPYAVLTSSTIAFTVCFMIWMMFAVIGVPLQKQLNLTETQFGILTALPVLSGSLIRVPLGIWTDRFGGRIVFFILMMSCVIPIFLLQYATAYWQLLVIGLFVGLAGGSFSVGTPYVARWFTSKRQGLAMGIFGAGNAGAAVNKLIAPTIVAFWGWQMVANVYAIVMLVTAMLFFTFSYSKPEHIVPSTITLKQQLAMMKNPAVLRYCQYYSVVFGGYVGLSLWMVHYYVAEYGFSLTTAAFLAACFSLPGGVLRAFGGWLSDKYGAYKITWSVMWVCLVVFFILSYPQTKMLITTVTPEQPLSLNIGINAFWFTVLLFFAGIAMAIGKASVFKFISDEFPENIGTVSGVVGLAGGLGGFLLPIMFGALVDLTGIRSTSFMLLFGAVVVSLIWMHFSFKAMQIENIQKAQNLANK
- a CDS encoding HesA/MoeB/ThiF family protein; this translates as MNDQQLLRYSRHILLPQLDIQGQQKILNSKVLVIGCGGLGSAVIPLLAASGVGQLTIVDHDKIESSNLQRQTHYNEQDIGLFKAEVMAQHITQQNKEVKVDTLVQRVALDDLIALSRAHHVIVDCTDNFLTRKAINKASVITKTPLVFGSAIRFDGQLSVFDPRQSNSPCYACLFDGDDIEQETCTTSGVFAPLVGIIGSMQAAEALKLIAETGKTAIGTLLNYDAYHSQFYPVKFTRNPACHVCGKSH
- a CDS encoding NarK family nitrate/nitrite MFS transporter, which translates into the protein MSKLLKEWTPEDPKFWKEQGRSIARRNLWISIPGLLLAFVVWQLWSVVVVYLPRVGFNYTPNELMWLTALPALSGATLRIFYSFMVPIFGGRRWTAISTATLLIPTIGLGICIQDPTTSFTTMAILALLCGFGGANFSSSMANIGYFFPKAEKGSATGLNAGLGNLGVSAVQFIVPLVVGVGIFGALGGLPQTWTHDNQTTSLWLQNAGYIWVPFIALVVVFAWFGMNDIASAKASLSDQFTIFKRKHNWIMCWLYVGTFGSFIGFSAALPLLIKHEFPTVNPLTYAFIGPLLGSIFRVLGGILSDKIGGARVTQWSFVAMILCVFSILYFLPEKGQGGSFAGFLISFLVLFVFVGLGNGSTFAQVPNIFIQFHKRIAKGKDEEAQKHAMLNANKESGAVLGFIGAIGGYGGFIVPRINGISIDLTGSITLAFYYFIAFYITCVLVNWWFYARKNAEAPC